One Mycoplasmopsis caviae DNA segment encodes these proteins:
- a CDS encoding Mbov_0121 family peptidase domain-containing ABC transporter, whose protein sequence is MRIKKQEDVKDCGLYVLQYFVAKHNDESIDINYFKNKATYATNGVNITTLKNLANEHNIELNSYSGDFESLESIDNSNLPIALLLNKKGYTHYVVLEKMTPKYYVIQDPAYGKRIKVSKSELAGEFANVILFFDPKEDKQKTKGKKYTLDNKIGTLFSYKRYIYPLFVSALLSLLLSFGSTFFIKIVFDFILPNYLKSNLIIVFVFFLWINILMFINRLFKSHVIRKIKNDLEFTLTKAFFDKIKKVPMNHLSKLTNSDYLKRLGYIKEICEFQSNFTFTFLSEIFSLVGSMILLIWINYILFLVMFGVTIVVLLGNIIYHFWIEKNYSEFLEKGLENMKGDIDFIYSWKEMGNVDFCSYIEKNQNKRMYEFKKKEYSFNSRGDLKNFWNDLFIGNFSTIIVFISSFFILKNQLSVGSLMMFLNGINFFINPMLNLSSLMLNYSMIKRNTNLVNFVLNLEEKNNLNDGLLLDKIKKIELENINFFYENGKPILNIPTFVIDKNIQINGKNGSGKTTFLNFINNCFKGYLGKIKVNDFDIDTINLKNYQSKNILINSSSYFPDVSIIEYITSGNNEYKNELNVNIQKYNLQNIFSEMNFNINGQIISNGSNLSSGQKQLMLLLKLFTRKYDLVMLDEAFENINLNISSLLKKAIKKYQNDSIFIEISHNKNYVYNNKEVYFEKINNCF, encoded by the coding sequence ATGAGAATAAAGAAACAAGAAGATGTAAAAGACTGCGGATTATATGTTTTGCAATATTTTGTTGCAAAACATAATGATGAGTCAATAGATATTAACTATTTTAAAAATAAAGCAACTTATGCAACAAATGGTGTCAATATTACAACGCTCAAAAATTTAGCTAATGAACATAACATTGAACTTAATAGTTATTCAGGTGACTTTGAGTCACTTGAATCTATTGATAATTCTAATTTACCCATTGCATTGTTGCTAAACAAAAAAGGATACACACACTATGTTGTCTTAGAAAAGATGACACCAAAATACTATGTAATTCAAGATCCAGCATATGGAAAAAGAATCAAGGTTTCTAAGAGCGAGTTAGCTGGAGAATTTGCTAATGTTATCTTGTTTTTTGATCCAAAAGAAGATAAACAAAAAACAAAAGGCAAAAAATATACATTGGATAATAAAATAGGAACACTTTTCTCATATAAGAGATATATTTATCCATTGTTTGTTTCAGCACTGTTGAGTTTGCTTTTATCATTTGGCTCAACATTTTTTATCAAAATAGTTTTTGATTTTATTTTGCCAAATTACTTAAAAAGTAACTTGATCATAGTATTTGTATTTTTCTTGTGAATAAATATTTTAATGTTTATCAACCGGCTTTTTAAGAGCCATGTCATAAGGAAAATAAAAAATGATTTAGAGTTTACATTGACAAAGGCCTTTTTTGACAAAATCAAAAAAGTACCTATGAATCATTTGTCAAAATTAACAAATAGTGACTATTTAAAAAGACTTGGATATATTAAGGAAATATGTGAGTTTCAATCAAACTTCACATTTACTTTTTTAAGCGAAATATTTTCACTTGTTGGCTCTATGATATTGCTAATTTGAATAAATTATATTTTATTTTTAGTAATGTTTGGGGTTACAATTGTGGTCCTTTTAGGCAATATTATTTATCATTTTTGAATTGAGAAAAACTATTCAGAATTTTTGGAAAAAGGACTTGAAAATATGAAAGGCGACATAGATTTCATATATTCATGAAAAGAAATGGGCAACGTTGATTTTTGTTCTTATATTGAGAAAAATCAAAACAAAAGAATGTATGAATTCAAAAAGAAAGAATATTCATTTAACTCAAGAGGTGATCTTAAAAATTTTTGGAATGATTTATTTATAGGAAACTTTTCAACCATTATTGTATTTATTTCCAGTTTCTTTATATTAAAAAATCAATTATCTGTTGGTTCACTTATGATGTTTTTAAATGGAATAAATTTCTTTATAAATCCAATGTTAAATTTAAGTTCACTAATGTTAAATTATTCAATGATTAAAAGAAATACCAATCTTGTAAATTTTGTCCTAAACCTTGAAGAAAAAAACAACCTTAATGATGGCTTATTGCTTGATAAAATAAAAAAAATTGAGCTTGAAAACATTAATTTCTTTTATGAAAACGGAAAACCAATATTAAATATTCCAACATTTGTGATTGACAAAAATATACAAATAAATGGTAAAAACGGAAGTGGAAAAACGACATTTCTAAATTTCATAAACAACTGTTTTAAAGGTTATTTAGGAAAAATTAAGGTTAATGATTTTGATATTGATACAATTAATTTAAAAAACTATCAAAGCAAAAATATACTAATAAATTCTTCAAGTTATTTTCCTGACGTTTCTATCATTGAATATATAACATCAGGAAATAATGAATATAAAAATGAGTTGAATGTAAATATACAAAAATACAATCTTCAGAACATTTTTAGCGAAATGAATTTCAATATTAATGGACAAATAATAAGCAACGGAAGTAATTTATCAAGTGGTCAAAAACAACTTATGCTATTACTTAAATTGTTCACAAGAAAATATGATCTAGTGATGCTCGATGAGGCTTTTGAAAACATTAATCTAAATATATCCTCACTTTTAAAGAAAGCAATAAAAAAATATCAAAATGATTCAATTTTTATAGAAATAAGCCATAACAAAAATTATGTTTATAACAACAAGGAGGTATATTTTGAAAAGATTAACAACTGTTTCTAA
- a CDS encoding YigZ family protein: protein MQAQLYEIKKSKFYSYVFKINSKEEIKNIEANLRIEHKKATHICYGYSFLNSGVLNAGFSDDGEPNGTAGRPIRDLLIVRKINGLVVFVVRYYGGIKLGAGGLARTYIKSANLAIEQFIKDGS from the coding sequence ATGCAAGCACAATTATACGAAATCAAAAAATCTAAATTTTATTCATATGTTTTTAAAATTAATTCAAAAGAAGAAATAAAAAACATAGAAGCAAATTTAAGAATAGAGCACAAAAAAGCAACACACATTTGTTATGGATATAGTTTTTTAAATAGTGGTGTTCTTAATGCTGGTTTTAGTGACGATGGTGAACCTAATGGTACAGCAGGCCGACCAATTAGAGACCTTTTAATTGTGCGAAAAATAAATGGTCTAGTTGTCTTTGTTGTTAGATATTATGGCGGAATAAAATTAGGTGCTGGTGGGTTGGCTAGAACTTATATTAAAAGTGCAAATTTAGCAATAGAGCAATTTATCAAGGACGGTAGTTAA
- the cdd gene encoding cytidine deaminase: MDIKKIKGLLKYSYCPWSNFHVAAIAIDSEGREWPGVNVENAAFPSGLCAERSALFGSVAYGAKVGSFKEIHIISSGEDFISPCAGCRQVITEFMPDDALVYQYNKSGEKFRVNKVSELIPFPIRSEQIK; encoded by the coding sequence ATGGATATTAAAAAAATAAAAGGATTATTAAAATACTCATACTGTCCATGATCTAATTTTCATGTTGCAGCAATAGCAATCGACTCAGAGGGGAGAGAGTGACCTGGGGTCAATGTAGAAAATGCTGCATTCCCTTCAGGTTTATGTGCTGAAAGAAGTGCTCTCTTCGGCTCAGTTGCATATGGTGCTAAGGTTGGCAGTTTTAAAGAAATTCATATAATATCATCAGGGGAAGATTTTATTTCACCTTGTGCCGGTTGTCGTCAAGTTATAACTGAATTTATGCCTGATGATGCATTGGTTTATCAGTATAATAAAAGTGGCGAAAAATTCAGGGTCAATAAAGTTTCTGAATTAATTCCTTTTCCTATTAGATCTGAGCAAATTAAATAA
- the ybeY gene encoding rRNA maturation RNase YbeY — MVELNIINKTEVKFLYEKEYKQILENLTKNFDIKQTVSVDVLITNNAEIQELNKKYRGKDYPTDILSFGLEDWELFKNMPIFPLGELIISHEKVESQAIEFGHSLRREYCYLFAHGLIHLMGYDHEHEEERIEMNKLVDLIFKPLNISREE; from the coding sequence ATGGTTGAATTAAATATTATAAACAAGACAGAAGTTAAATTTTTATATGAAAAAGAGTATAAACAAATACTAGAAAATTTAACTAAAAATTTTGACATAAAACAAACGGTTTCAGTTGATGTTTTAATTACAAATAATGCAGAAATTCAAGAATTGAATAAAAAATACAGGGGCAAGGATTATCCTACAGATATCCTTTCTTTTGGTCTTGAAGATTGAGAATTATTTAAAAATATGCCTATTTTTCCACTTGGCGAATTAATTATTAGCCATGAAAAAGTTGAATCGCAAGCGATTGAGTTTGGACACTCACTTCGTAGAGAATATTGCTACCTATTTGCTCATGGTTTAATTCACTTAATGGGCTATGACCATGAACACGAGGAAGAGAGAATTGAAATGAACAAACTTGTTGATTTAATATTTAAGCCATTGAACATAAGTAGAGAGGAATAA
- a CDS encoding adenine phosphoribosyltransferase, which yields MDLKKYIRDVENFPKAGIIFKDISPLLANGSALNYTINEMAKYATDVDLIVGPDARGFLFGTPTAAFLKKPFIMVRKPGKLPGEVVSRSYDLEYGNNVLQIQKGFIKKGQTVAIIDDVLATGGTTKAIIKLLEEQGAIVKKVILLLELEALNGRKIITEDNNVEIISLVKY from the coding sequence ATGGATTTAAAAAAATATATAAGAGATGTTGAAAATTTTCCTAAGGCAGGCATTATTTTTAAAGATATTTCTCCTTTATTAGCAAACGGTAGTGCACTAAATTACACAATTAATGAAATGGCAAAATATGCCACTGATGTTGATTTAATTGTAGGACCTGATGCTAGAGGTTTCTTATTTGGGACTCCAACAGCAGCTTTTCTTAAAAAGCCATTTATTATGGTTAGAAAACCAGGTAAGTTACCAGGTGAAGTTGTTTCAAGGAGTTATGATTTAGAATATGGAAACAACGTTTTACAAATTCAAAAAGGTTTCATTAAGAAAGGTCAAACAGTTGCTATTATTGATGATGTATTGGCAACAGGCGGAACAACAAAAGCTATTATTAAACTTCTTGAAGAACAAGGTGCTATAGTTAAGAAAGTTATATTACTCCTTGAACTTGAAGCATTAAATGGAAGAAAAATAATAACCGAAGATAATAATGTTGAAATCATTTCATTAGTTAAATATTAG
- a CDS encoding RpiB/LacA/LacB family sugar-phosphate isomerase: MNKNKIVALASDHGGCELKNQMAQYAESLGYQVVDLGPADSSKSISYAEQGHKLANYINEHKNVIGLGFCGTGLGISYALNRHKHIRAARVVSVEDARLAKLHNNANVLVMGGRYVPFADAKAMFNEYLKTEYEGGRHQVRIDQIDEI, from the coding sequence ATGAATAAGAATAAAATTGTTGCACTTGCTAGCGACCATGGTGGTTGTGAATTAAAGAACCAAATGGCTCAGTATGCTGAAAGCTTAGGTTACCAAGTTGTTGATCTAGGACCCGCAGATAGCTCAAAAAGCATTTCATATGCTGAACAAGGACATAAGTTGGCTAACTATATTAATGAACACAAGAATGTTATTGGCTTAGGTTTTTGTGGTACAGGTTTAGGCATCTCTTATGCACTAAATAGACATAAGCATATTCGAGCTGCCAGAGTTGTAAGTGTTGAAGATGCAAGACTTGCAAAATTACATAATAACGCTAATGTTTTAGTTATGGGCGGAAGATATGTACCTTTTGCTGATGCAAAAGCAATGTTTAATGAATATCTTAAAACTGAATATGAAGGTGGTAGACATCAAGTTCGAATCGATCAAATTGATGAAATTTAA
- the coaE gene encoding dephospho-CoA kinase (Dephospho-CoA kinase (CoaE) performs the final step in coenzyme A biosynthesis.): MIALIGKIAVGKSTLLDDFAKNGLKVFNCDRFIAQEYRKGGKIYHKINDELGSFLNNKDGISKQKIMDWIDQKPHNLERLENLIYPIIYDELKDGNYSIVEIPNLMPKKINFISLFSAILCLETSWKNRDKNFKKRNVDKNKIKSIDAKNDPFYIKNALFGSIPIVDIYANNFTNCKNILDFLKLLFLIS, encoded by the coding sequence ATGATTGCATTAATTGGAAAAATTGCTGTAGGTAAAAGTACTCTTCTTGACGATTTTGCTAAAAATGGTCTAAAGGTTTTTAATTGTGACCGTTTTATTGCACAAGAATATCGAAAAGGTGGCAAAATTTACCACAAAATTAATGATGAATTAGGTTCATTTTTGAACAATAAAGATGGAATTAGTAAACAAAAAATAATGGATTGAATTGACCAAAAGCCACATAATTTGGAGAGATTAGAAAATTTAATTTATCCTATAATTTATGATGAGTTGAAGGATGGTAATTATTCCATAGTTGAGATACCTAATTTAATGCCAAAAAAAATTAATTTTATTTCTTTGTTTTCTGCTATTTTATGCTTAGAAACAAGTTGAAAAAATAGAGATAAAAATTTCAAAAAACGTAATGTGGATAAAAATAAAATTAAATCAATTGATGCAAAAAATGACCCTTTTTATATTAAAAATGCACTTTTTGGGTCAATTCCAATTGTGGATATCTATGCGAATAACTTTACTAATTGCAAAAATATTTTAGATTTTTTAAAACTTCTATTTTTAATCTCATAA
- the era gene encoding GTPase Era, producing MKVCLASIIGRPNVGKSSLINKIVKYDVAIVTNVPQTTRDQIVGVYNEDDFQLVFVDTPGIHKPLNLLGESLNKSTYESTKEVDCLLFLSPVNEKIGQGDILILNKIKDQENKIAVISKIDLAKNPDEIKEKIEELKRYNFDTILSVSANDDKSVESLIKVIKKYAYDGEPFYDQDYITDKSLRFIAKEIIRESAINLLREELPHSIAVEVLEFIEDEDIKIDAIIYVKKASQKGMVIGKQGQMIKQIGTNARKKMMSQFDAKVQLNLKVKIANKWINDIKILKKFGYE from the coding sequence ATGAAAGTATGTTTAGCAAGTATTATTGGTCGACCAAATGTTGGAAAATCATCTCTAATTAATAAAATAGTTAAATATGATGTTGCTATTGTAACTAATGTACCACAAACAACAAGAGACCAAATTGTAGGTGTGTATAATGAAGATGATTTTCAACTTGTTTTTGTTGACACTCCCGGAATTCATAAACCACTAAATTTATTAGGTGAATCACTAAACAAAAGTACCTATGAATCTACAAAAGAGGTAGACTGCTTATTATTTTTATCTCCGGTTAATGAAAAAATTGGACAAGGTGATATTTTGATATTGAATAAAATTAAAGATCAAGAAAATAAAATAGCAGTAATTTCAAAGATTGATTTAGCAAAGAACCCTGATGAAATTAAGGAAAAAATTGAAGAGTTAAAAAGATACAATTTTGACACCATTTTATCAGTTTCAGCAAATGATGATAAATCTGTTGAGAGCCTTATAAAGGTCATAAAAAAATATGCATATGATGGTGAACCATTTTATGATCAGGATTATATAACTGATAAATCATTAAGATTTATTGCAAAAGAAATAATTAGAGAAAGTGCTATTAACCTTTTAAGAGAAGAATTACCTCACTCTATTGCAGTTGAAGTTTTAGAGTTTATTGAGGATGAAGACATAAAAATCGATGCAATTATTTATGTAAAGAAAGCATCTCAAAAAGGTATGGTAATAGGTAAGCAAGGTCAAATGATCAAGCAAATAGGTACGAACGCGAGAAAAAAAATGATGAGCCAATTTGATGCAAAAGTGCAACTTAATTTAAAGGTAAAAATTGCAAATAAATGAATTAATGACATTAAAATTCTTAAAAAATTTGGTTATGAGTAA
- the infB gene encoding translation initiation factor IF-2 produces the protein MPKKNRISNVDEVKSQLSEIRTEVKNGVFIFTNKMPLGEFAQKIGMNTNDLIKRFLMKGKLYQINYILDEEEIAEVCMERGLDFKKEQNVDAANFLHAVKFEDNEKLLVKRPPIITVMGHVDHGKTTLIDFIRKTKVAESESSGITQHTGAYQVIHNGNKITFIDTPGHEAFTEMRSRGAKITDIVVLVVAADDGVMPQTKEAIDHAKAANVPIIVFVNKMDKPNKDLERIKRELAECNVIVEEYGGDVQMVTGSAMKGQGIDNLFEAINLLAQLLDLKANRSRYPVGTVIESKIDKGVGVVSTLIVENGSLYKGDFIVAGSSYGRIRSLQDAVGKTLEHAHPGTPVIVSGLNTSPLAGDRFIGFQDEKFAKKLAEEKAQIDKNRALYDKSQTAEIEVGRKVFNVIIRSDVQGTAEAIKGKIDGMCNDEAMIKVIGAQAGQITNADLLLAQASDARIITFNVKPSATIKQSAKYSGITIVNYSVIYKIIEDMEAHLKGQKAVIYEEKKIGSAHIIKVFFYSKLGSIAGCMMDEGVVKANCKVKVFRGRKMIHDGVIETLKRELNDAKEVEKGKDFGTHIKKFNDIKEDDILEFFEDVPVNV, from the coding sequence ATGCCTAAAAAAAATAGAATAAGCAATGTTGATGAGGTTAAAAGTCAGCTTTCAGAAATTAGAACAGAAGTTAAAAATGGTGTTTTTATTTTTACTAATAAAATGCCATTAGGTGAATTTGCTCAAAAAATCGGTATGAATACCAATGATTTGATAAAGCGTTTTCTAATGAAAGGCAAACTTTATCAAATCAACTACATACTTGATGAAGAAGAAATTGCTGAAGTTTGTATGGAAAGAGGGCTTGACTTTAAGAAAGAACAAAATGTCGATGCTGCAAACTTTCTACATGCAGTTAAATTCGAAGATAATGAAAAACTATTAGTTAAGAGACCTCCAATTATTACAGTTATGGGTCATGTTGACCATGGTAAAACTACATTGATTGATTTTATAAGAAAAACAAAAGTTGCTGAAAGCGAAAGTTCAGGTATTACTCAACACACAGGTGCATATCAAGTAATTCACAATGGAAACAAGATTACATTCATTGATACTCCTGGACATGAAGCATTTACTGAAATGCGTTCACGGGGTGCAAAAATTACTGACATTGTGGTTCTAGTTGTTGCCGCTGATGATGGAGTTATGCCACAAACAAAAGAGGCTATTGATCATGCTAAGGCGGCCAATGTTCCAATTATTGTTTTTGTTAACAAAATGGACAAACCAAACAAAGATCTTGAGAGAATTAAGAGAGAACTTGCAGAGTGCAATGTAATTGTTGAAGAATATGGTGGAGATGTTCAAATGGTAACAGGTTCTGCTATGAAAGGGCAAGGTATTGACAATTTATTTGAAGCAATCAACTTGCTAGCACAATTATTAGATCTTAAAGCAAACCGCTCAAGATATCCAGTTGGTACAGTTATTGAAAGTAAGATCGACAAAGGTGTTGGTGTTGTTTCAACACTAATTGTTGAAAATGGTAGTTTATACAAAGGCGACTTTATTGTTGCTGGTTCAAGTTATGGACGTATTCGTTCACTTCAAGATGCAGTAGGTAAAACATTAGAACATGCTCATCCAGGAACTCCTGTTATTGTTAGTGGTTTAAATACTTCTCCACTTGCTGGCGATAGATTTATTGGTTTTCAAGATGAAAAATTTGCTAAGAAATTAGCAGAAGAAAAAGCACAAATTGATAAAAACAGAGCACTTTATGATAAAAGCCAAACTGCTGAAATTGAAGTAGGTCGCAAAGTATTTAATGTTATTATTAGATCAGATGTTCAAGGTACAGCAGAAGCTATTAAAGGAAAAATTGATGGTATGTGCAATGATGAAGCAATGATTAAGGTTATTGGTGCACAAGCAGGTCAAATTACAAATGCTGACTTATTGTTAGCACAGGCTTCAGATGCTAGAATTATTACCTTCAATGTTAAACCATCGGCAACAATAAAACAAAGTGCAAAGTATTCAGGAATTACAATTGTTAATTATTCAGTTATCTACAAGATTATTGAAGATATGGAAGCTCATCTTAAAGGTCAAAAAGCAGTTATTTATGAAGAAAAGAAAATTGGTTCTGCACACATTATTAAAGTTTTCTTTTATTCAAAACTTGGTTCAATTGCTGGATGTATGATGGACGAGGGTGTGGTAAAAGCTAACTGCAAGGTTAAAGTTTTTAGAGGCAGAAAAATGATTCACGATGGTGTAATTGAAACACTCAAGCGTGAATTAAATGATGCAAAAGAAGTTGAAAAAGGTAAAGATTTTGGTACTCATATCAAGAAGTTTAACGATATCAAAGAAGATGACATTTTAGAATTTTTCGAAGATGTTCCAGTTAATGTATAA
- a CDS encoding ATP-binding protein produces MAAKEEIKKELFFNSKAEFENKALEIMHSQPQLEALIQANNITNEEILDNLLTFINIKESLDNSQIYPWIFTIMRKNGKLVFKKTVAKNEYNAVVTRHINLWLTKICEPNPDAGLDKVRLSSEQRRELNDYLKRLKSAIATKKQKGLKGVYVYGANNTGKSYIASAIANDFASAGISSAYLTTSALYSYLITAMGNSSSPNSINDIINKLKKVNALIIDEIGLEKNNYWFRLQVLMEIIESRIANNKITFFFSGMNKSEFETYYQNQLRREPYKVKTFISRILNNTIEYCIDEI; encoded by the coding sequence ATGGCAGCAAAAGAAGAAATTAAAAAAGAGCTATTTTTTAATTCTAAGGCTGAATTTGAAAATAAAGCTCTTGAAATAATGCATAGTCAACCACAACTTGAGGCATTAATTCAAGCAAACAATATTACAAATGAAGAAATATTGGACAACTTGCTTACTTTTATAAACATTAAAGAATCATTGGATAACTCACAAATTTATCCTTGAATTTTTACTATCATGAGAAAAAACGGCAAGCTTGTTTTTAAAAAGACTGTTGCAAAAAATGAATACAATGCCGTGGTTACTAGACATATCAATTTATGATTAACGAAAATTTGTGAGCCTAACCCTGACGCTGGACTTGATAAAGTGCGCTTGTCTTCTGAACAAAGAAGAGAACTTAACGACTATTTAAAAAGACTTAAGAGTGCAATTGCAACAAAAAAACAAAAAGGACTTAAAGGTGTTTATGTTTACGGTGCAAACAATACTGGCAAGTCATATATCGCAAGTGCAATAGCTAACGATTTTGCTTCAGCAGGAATTTCATCAGCTTATTTGACAACTAGTGCTTTATATTCATATTTAATTACAGCAATGGGTAATTCATCTAGTCCAAATTCAATTAATGACATAATTAATAAACTTAAAAAAGTTAATGCTTTAATTATTGATGAAATTGGTCTTGAAAAAAATAATTACTGGTTTCGTTTACAAGTTTTAATGGAAATTATTGAAAGCAGAATAGCAAATAATAAAATTACTTTTTTCTTTAGTGGTATGAACAAGAGCGAATTTGAAACATATTATCAAAATCAACTTAGGAGAGAACCATATAAAGTTAAAACCTTTATCTCAAGAATCTTAAATAACACAATTGAATATTGTATTGATGAAATTTAG
- a CDS encoding MAG1140 family protein codes for MKRLTTVSKWVWISLILLTITTIALITFICLYHIDKTLKVKLLVNNQKDLTLLASDKTAYFLKRNQKIVININDQIFDLKISNLKIENQTIKITFYHIPNTLRLLPNTTLDGTVFVDRTSLLNLILKS; via the coding sequence TTGAAAAGATTAACAACTGTTTCTAAATGAGTATGAATTTCATTAATTTTATTGACAATTACAACAATTGCACTCATTACCTTTATTTGTTTGTATCATATTGATAAAACGCTCAAGGTTAAACTCCTAGTTAACAATCAAAAAGATTTAACTCTTTTAGCTAGTGACAAAACTGCTTATTTTTTAAAAAGGAATCAGAAAATAGTAATTAACATCAATGACCAAATTTTCGATTTAAAAATCAGTAATTTAAAGATTGAAAATCAAACAATAAAAATAACTTTCTACCATATACCGAACACACTAAGATTATTACCAAATACAACGCTTGATGGAACAGTTTTTGTTGACAGAACTTCACTACTCAATTTAATATTAAAATCTTAA
- a CDS encoding replication initiation and membrane attachment family protein translates to MLRNIPYAFFRIKHSSSVSGEDLKNLRKFYAPILGSDAILLYEYLRDLSFSQSDETGFYDYDSLTYLLNMDVDTLNSARIKLESVSLISTFLDEFNRKTLFIIEKPLDSTGFKKNLILANKLISIIGSKNFERLVGRERNIYLSKASHLLDASASFDEVFPESEEDLTITFSHEVDSSMIKTQEIVEEIKDKLSFNTFDYPNPYEAILKTDSRYFYSQISHKIPTQSVLNLIKESREKGFGDPCLNLVFFYAYNSKEVSSININYVTKIVNDLIKKTIFSFEAIERYLDEMLKIKNKVAVSKINLYKATYLESLQREDNQNN, encoded by the coding sequence ATGCTAAGAAATATTCCATATGCATTCTTTAGAATCAAACATTCTTCGTCAGTTAGCGGAGAAGATTTAAAAAATTTACGTAAGTTTTATGCTCCTATTTTAGGTAGTGATGCTATCTTGCTCTATGAATACCTTAGAGATCTTTCATTCAGCCAATCTGATGAGACAGGTTTTTATGACTATGATAGCCTTACTTATTTATTAAATATGGATGTAGATACACTAAATAGTGCACGTATTAAACTTGAATCTGTTTCATTAATTTCTACATTTTTAGATGAATTTAATCGTAAGACGCTTTTTATTATTGAAAAACCATTGGACAGTACTGGTTTTAAAAAGAATTTAATTTTAGCTAATAAATTGATTAGTATTATAGGAAGCAAAAATTTTGAACGTTTAGTTGGTCGTGAAAGAAATATTTATTTAAGTAAGGCTTCGCATTTGTTGGATGCTTCTGCATCATTTGATGAAGTGTTTCCAGAATCAGAAGAAGATTTAACTATTACGTTTTCACATGAAGTGGATTCAAGTATGATTAAAACACAAGAAATAGTAGAAGAAATTAAGGATAAATTGTCATTTAATACATTTGATTATCCAAATCCTTATGAAGCAATCTTAAAAACAGACTCAAGATACTTCTATTCTCAAATTAGTCATAAAATACCTACACAGAGTGTGCTTAATTTAATTAAAGAAAGCAGAGAAAAAGGTTTTGGAGATCCTTGTTTAAATTTAGTTTTCTTTTACGCGTACAACAGCAAAGAAGTTAGTAGTATAAATATTAATTATGTTACTAAAATTGTTAATGACCTAATTAAAAAAACAATTTTTTCATTTGAAGCAATTGAAAGATACTTAGATGAAATGTTAAAAATTAAAAATAAAGTTGCTGTTTCAAAAATTAATCTATATAAAGCAACCTATCTAGAATCACTTCAAAGAGAAGATAACCAAAACAACTAA